TTAGTTTAAAGTTCTACCTTCTATCACTGCTGACCTGCTGTATGGTGAAGTATTCTCATGTCTTCCAGCTAATTAGTGACCCCCATGTCTGTGATTTTACCAGAGAGTTGTTGATGATGATGGAACCTACTAGAATTGTGGAGCATCATGGAGGAAGCCAAGCTAGGGCCTGGGACAGGATCTTCTACATTTATGTGCACATTCCCACACCCTGACATCTCTGATACTCCGGTGCTTATAGAGATGTGTCATCATGAGAGGGATAGTGTTGGATTATCATGAGAGGGTTAGGCCATCATGAGAGTGTTGGTGTTAGGTCATCATGAGAGGGTTAGACCATCatgagagggttagggttaggtcatCATGAGAGGGTTAGTGTTGGATTATCATGAGAGGGATAGGCCATCATGAGAGGGTTAGTGTTGGATTAACATGAGAGGGTTAGGCCATCATGAGAGGGTTAAGGCAACTTCAGTTCCTGGTTGAAGGGACTTTATTCTTTATTCCCTTCAGTCTGGTGCTAGGACCCCATGTGACTCCCTCAACAGTTTTTCTAGTCATTGCCTAACCCAAGCTTTTTAGGAAGATAATAAACGCATGAAATCGTTACCTAATGTCAATTTGAGTGGATTAATGACCCATCCTGCTGGAGGGAGGCCAGCGCTGTCGTCCTGTAATCTGTCTGCATGACGGTAAACGGTGATGCTGAGCTACACAGATGGAACGTTTGCAGCTTGAAGACGAAAGTAGGgaaacaaaacagcagcataccAGTGACTGATAAAcctttaatataaaaattgtaCAAGATTTTTCATACAAATTACAAGAGGTATTTGGACAaagtctgaataaaattccattTACATCCGAAAACCcttttatgcattttatgcAAAAACCATGGACAGGTATAATACAAGAAGGAAAATGTGAGCAAAGAGAAaagaacctcccccccccccccccccccgtgtgacTATGGGAAAAACATGGCTTCCCACAGAGCTAACATGACGCAGACGTGGACTCCCTGTTTACCGTGTTTAGGAAGAGTGATAGAGGACGGCAACGAGGGCATCCTGCAGGAAACTAGCAAGGTAATTACACCAAAACAACAACATGGAGAATCACttatcattttatttacaaAATCATTCAAGGTTGTTTTTATCCATTGGGGGAGATGCTTTGTAGGTTAGACTGTAGGTCTGCACTGGGCCTCGACTAGCCATGGGTTAGATTAACAGTGCCGTTTGTAGGAGGAGCTCGGGTTCAAAGAATGACTCAAAGTCAGAAACTCGTCTAAAGTTTCATTcacaaataaatatttgtatgaTTCCTGCATAGGAATAATGCAGATATGTACATAATTTTAGTAACCATATTCCCTGCACCAAACACGTAGAGTTCTGGGACTACTGCTAGTCAACGAATCACGTTGCGGTATGGGGCAGGGATTTCAGTGGTAGAGAGTATTAAGAATGCTGTAAGAGTGCTGTGCGTGTTCTGTGAGGGTACTGAGGGGGCACCGCGTTCTGCGGGTCCATTCCCCCATGGTGGCCAGCACGAGACTCCCTGCCTCAATTACTGTCTGGCGTCTCACATTGACTTTCTGTACCAATCTGTCATTATTAGCActgttataataataaaatgataatGAGCTTCTAAGGAAAACAGCCGAGGTGAGTGAGAGGCAATGGTAATGGCAATGGCACAGGAGGCTCAAGCTTTCCCCCACAGTGTTCTGAAGGCTTCTATTTTCTGACCCAAGTCGATGAAACACTCTGTAAGTTAGCAGACTGCAAAATGGCAATTATGAGTCTGCAATAATACCGGAAATAGGTGAATAATAGTCATAAGAGACCGAGCACACCAGAGAGCCTGTCGTCACTGTTTGCTTTGTGCTACATGTCCTCACACTGTCCCTCCCGCCTCATGGTGATGACAATGAGGTGATGGAACAGGACGACGGTTCCCAAATCGCGGTGTCGGTCTCTATTAAGTAACAGGAACTGCCCATTCACGCAGAGAACAACAGGAACCATTAAAGTTTAAAGTAGAATCACTGTAGGTGTTCTCAAtcctttaaataaatatttgacaGGGAGTCCTTTCAGTGTCAGCTCTGTGATTAGCATGTTCATCTGACTGCCTCCTGGAACTGGCCTGATTTGTGAATGCTTCCTGTGGTTGGCATGATCATGTGACTGCCTCCTGTGATTGACATGATCATGTGACTGCCTCCTGTGAATGGCAAGATTGCGCAACTGCCTCCTGTGTTTGGTGCGATCATATGACTGCCTCCAGAGAGTGGTGTGATCATGTGACTGCCTCCTGTGATTGACATGATCATGTGTCTGCCTCCTCTGATCATATGACTGCCTCCTGTGAATGGCATGATTGCGCAACTGCCTCCTGTGTTTGGTGCGATCATATGACTGCCTCCAGCGAGTGGTGTGATCATGTGACTGCCTCCTGTGATTGACATGATCATGTGACTGCCTCCTGTGATCATATGATTGCCTCCTGTGAATGGCATGATTACGCAACTTCCTCCTGTGTTTGGTGCGATCATATGACTGCTTCCAATGTTTGGAATGATCATGTGACTGCCTCCAGAGAGTGGTGTGATCATGTGACTGGCATGATCACGTAACTGCCTCCTGTGATTGACATTATCATGTGACTGCCTCCTGTGATTACCATGATCACTGCCCCTGGTTTCTGTAAGAATTGTTTTATTTCATAAGACAGGAGCATTAAGCATGTGGGCTGGGCTTCCTTTTCACTTTGCAAAGCTGCACTCATAACGGAACAACAGTGGGGACATTACTGCAGCAGCCTCATGCAGCCCCTACACCTTCATACGCAGCAAGCAGGTGGCCGTGATGATGACTGGCATCAAGTTGCTGCTGCAGTTCGACACCAACATTCTTACAAATACAACGTATGTCCAAACGCTGAATGATCTGGTGAACTTTGTCTCCACCCATACTTATGCACCACTAGTGATGGTACAGCATCAGAACACTGAGGACCCAAAGTTTTCTGGAGAGCAGCCAAGACTGAAAACTCGTGCCTTACGCTTGTGTCCCCAACCTGAAATATGAAAACACCATTTGTTTTTGGTCACAGTTAAGTTCAAATACATGCTTAATTTATGCAGTCTTCAGAAAACACCTGGATCACCTTAAATGaagcattaaaatgtaaataatatagAGAAACAGAAATCTTGTCAACTTCTGGAGGGAACATTAATGAAGAAACAACTAAGCTTGGAGATCACTCTCTGGATGATACCCTAGAGATCACTCTCTGGATGATACCCTAGAGATCACTCTCTGGATGATATCTTAGAGATCACTCTCTGGATGATACCCTAGAGATCACTCTCTGGATGATATCTTAGAGATCACTCCGAAAAATACCTTGAACAGCACTTGGGCTGCTCTTACGAGAGCTAAAAGCAGAGATTAATGTTACTCTGCGTTTCTGCAGTTGCGCTAAGACTCAATAGTTATTTCAAATGGAAAGCAGAACATCAGGTCATGACCTCAGGAGCCACACATTCTCTGTATCTGGGACCCACAAGCATTTCAACATTTTCTTAAAATGCCTTAGAGGCAGGTGACTTCAAGACACACAAAATATTACACATCCCCTTGTAGACTTGAAAAGTGCAAGACTGGGTCAACATACAAATGTGGCAACACAACAAATCATATGTTCCGAAGCCAAAAACATGCAGGCCTTCTCTGCATTGGTACATTTATAAAAGAatttgagctttttttttttttttagtctgaAGTGTGCatcaaagtgaaaataaagaaattaaATGAGCTAGAGGCTACATTTTCCTTCAGTCTGAGAGCTGGAGGTGCCATGAAGTGAAACCAGCATGGGCACTGACACCCTcagtacattttttacatgAAGAACCCTCTGGGATGTTATTTACAGATGAGGCTGTCATGCTCTGTTAATGGGTCATTTAAAAGCTATTATTACACTAATACACTGAGAAGGTTCTCTTCTTATTACTAACATTTCTGCGAGCATCAGTCACAAAAGAAGAGTCCGAACAGTTTCTTTGGAGATGGACGAGGGTTTCCATGGAAGCGGCAGGACGTGTTGGGGCCACAGggatgcagcagcagcagagccACCCATCCAGGCATCTCTAGAGACTTCCACAAGTACAGTATGAAAGTAAgaagcctgggggtggggggcagtcattCGGCCACGTGCCGGTGCAGGCTGGGGTTCTGGCTGCGCTGGTTGTGGCTCCGCGCCGAGGAGAATGCGACGCTGCAGCCCGGAACCTCGCAGCGCTGCAGCTGGCGCAGATGCACCGTCTTGAAGTGAGTGCCCTTGCAGCTGTATGTCTTGTGACACAGCATGCACAGGACAGCACTCGGGTCGACCCCCTGGCCCGGCAGCTCTGGGAACCCCTCCCTGGCACCGCCCCTTGGCCGGTCCTCCCTGTTTGAGCCACCCTCCCTTTCGCTGGCCCCCTCCAGCTCGTCGCTGCCCTCAATAGACTCCTGTGAGGAACTCAGGTCCAGCGCCTTGCAGTCCCCGGACAGGATCTGGAAGCATTTGCTGGCCCTAAAGTGGTCTGtgcctgccagtgtcccagctgCTGATGTCTCCCTGCGTGTGGCCTCCAACCCCAAGGGGGCGCTGCCGCAGATCTTGGTCAGGAGCTCTTCTGGCAGCCCCCAGGACAGCAGGGGCCAGACAGGGCCCCTCAGCTCACCCAGCTCTTTGGTCAGCAGTTTTCGGTGCAGGTTGATGTTGGCGCTGTGCCTGCAAATTGGGGAAGGGCAGCTGTGTTATGCCTCTGGGGGGCTCTGGGGTCACGCCTGCAGATCTGACTGACCGGGGTCATGCAGTGTGAGGCGGCGCACACTGGGGGGGTTTTTAGCGCACAGCCTGTCACAATGGGAGCTGCTAACTGCCTTGTAGCATGAAAACGCATGCAAAACACAGCATAATCACCTCACTTAGCGGAATTCTGAGATACCTAGACGCCGCAGTCGAATAAACTGATCATACAGCATGTTAGCAGGCTTGCTGGAAAGCATTTAAAATGAAGAATCAATTATGAGTAAAAAGTTAATGAATGAATAGCTAATACAGTATGCTATTTTAGATGCATCTCGCAATATGTTGCCGTTTCAAAGAGTGTATGTGCATTTCAGGAAGTGCGGTGCATGTTTTTCCAAAGTGTGAGCTTCCCACATTAAAAATATTAGCTTAATGCCAGGTGATTAAGGTACGTTAACTGCTGCATCCTGCTATATATGAATGAGGCCTGCCGGCGTCCTGATGCTCTGGCCTCGGGTGTCCACAGGCCTCGTAGTTGTCCCATCGCAGGAAAACAGGCCACAGCCTTGTATTCGGTGgataagtccccccccccccactagcaTCTGATGGCCCTGTGTGTAGTTCGTAACTGTCGTATCCTGAACCTGCCTGATCCCACAGATTTCAGCCAAAGCTCAGCTGTCATCGGCCCCATCCTGGTTGAGAGTGTGCAACCCCCATCCCAAGCCAGGGGTCTTTGGGAGAGCGTGACTCTACACTGGAGCCAACGGGCCTTGACGCTACCCCCCACCTAGACACACCAGCggacagcccccctcccctcccccccgactCTGTTTGCTCCTGGCAGCAAATAGCCTTCCCAGCTGAAATCCGATTGACCCCGACTCTATTAAATTGTCTTCCACATTGAATGGGAGTTTATCAATTGATTTGGGCCAGGTAATACGATGACCGGAGGGAACTGGATACTGTATCTGACATCATTATCACATTTGCGTGCTGAGGAAAGGTGCCTCATCCGAGGTGTATGGATGTGTCTTTTACAGCTGTGAGAAAACGTGTTTTTTCTGCGGAGGTGCTGTAACCTAAGCGATATCAGTAACCGGATCACACACATCACAGACTCGCAGGGAAGAAGCATCCAGAAAATTTAAGCAAAATCATGCAATGTGAAAGGACTGAAGCTGCCTGCTGTTCAAAAAACCGAGTCACATGCTGCGTTTTTACAACGGGTTAAAATAGGATCTCTATTAGCAAAACAGCCAAGGGCTACTAGGACTTAAGGGCAGTGCATGTGGACAGTGAACGGAAGTGAGGAATTGATCACTAGTCTGGTCCTTCACGTGGCGCGCAAATAAGTCTGTCAGAGAGTCCATGCAGAGTGAGGTGAGGGGCTTACCAGCAGTGCCACGGAGGGTGCAGTCAAAAAGTGTCCCTTTAATTATTTAGTTCCCTATCCGACATTCTCCTGCAAGAGGTAAAAATACATTCATTGGAGGGAGAGCAGAGAGCGACAGCTCGTGTCATCATCATCAGGTCGCAGACCACGCTCACCAGTCACAGCTGCACATCGCATGGAATGGCGCCGTTAGACATGTGCATGGAAATGTCAAAATTGGGGACTTCATGGAAGCTCCCGGTGTGAGCACTGTGGGTACGGCGTGTactgaaatggggggggggggggtagtgaaATGAGTTATACCTTGGACCGGGTCCAGATCAGGCCCTTGGGGCACGATGCGACCTACGACAAACATACCATAGACACGAGACCAAGAGCTAATGCTGCTCTTATTGGCCTGACACCACagcacccccacagcaccccccacagcctgaatcaagACCGAGGGCTGTGTCCCAGCACAGCGGGCCCCTCGAGGCCACACAGCCCCCAAAAACGGCAAGCTGAGGTGGCCGGCTGAGACTCCCACTGATTCTACGTCCTGATATTGTCCGTGACGACGATGGTGTTTGTGCAAGACGATAAAACAGCGAGTGGCTTTATCACATTTTGAGAGAAATGGGGCCCAGCAGCAGGATGGGGTCACTGCCTCCTCAACCAGCCGCTTCCCTGCCGCTCCCCACCCTAAAGGGCATTAACCAATTTAAGCTTGGCAGCGAGCGGCTCCTGTAATAACAGGTACGATGAGTGACCGTCTCTGAGAatcacccccctcctcccccctccctaaTGGGCAGTAATGTGGCAGGAGAAGCAAATTGACAGTCTCATCTTGTCAGAAGACGGGGGAGGTCTCTGGGGGcggggtggatggggggggggggggttgcacagATGCAGTGCCGCTAATGTACCTGTCTCGGGCACGTTAATCATCTCCGGGCTGTGCCCTCCCCCTGCCTGCCCGTAAATGTGTTTTCTAAATTGTTTGGGGGTTTTAacgaaagggaggggggggggggggtgggtggtcaGGGAAGATAAAATTAAACAGCTGGTGGTTTCTTTGCTCTCTCCTCTGGTAGATTATGAATGTCAGAGATGGTACAGtggcccccatccccccccacttCGACTGAAGTGCAGGTGCCTCTTTTTCTCTGTGATGTGAAACATGAAGCTTCAAAAGCACCATAACACATCACTGCCAGCCGCCTTCTCATTCAGAGCACAGCAGCCAGCACACGGCTCTCCGTGGACAGCGGAGTTCGTGATGAGCTCACTAGGCCCCCACGCCTCTACATGTGCAACGAGACATGGTGGTTATGGTTGTCCCACATGCATTTGGGGGCGGAGGGGTCCTGCCCCCCCAAAGTCTAGGAGTGAGCACATGATTAGATTGTATCTAGAGAAAGGCCCCTGTCACAAGCCCAGAATGATTAACAGACTAATaatgccccccccagccactgGGGCGTCACCACTGCAAGCATGACAGAGTTTAGCCACGAATGCGCATGTGACCCGGGTCCTTTTACCGTAACGTAACCAGCTACCATGAAAACCGCCTTAAAAAGCCTCGGTTTTCCCCATTTCCCAGTGGGACGCTGTAAAACGGACCTGCGCTTTACGTGCCACATCAAACTGCGTTTCCCTCTTATACTACAGTGAACCGCCACTTTCTATGCTGCAGTCATTGCAGAAAAAGGCGAAATCGTACTCCCACCACAGCTAttaatccttccatccatccattttccaaaccgcttatcctactgggtcgcgggggggtccggagcctatcccggaagcaacgggcacgaggcagggaacaacccaggattgggggccagctcatcgcagggcaaCAGCTATTAATATGAATAAAAAATTAACCAAAAAATTTAGTaattttttcattaaaaaatggGAGCGTTTTAGAAAAGATTCACGTCCCGGATGTTACAAGACGAAAGTGTTTGCTTCTGTGAAGTTTCACGTGTTATACGCAGCACTAACATTAGAATAGCAGACATTAATCTTGATGAAGCGTTAATGCTCGGTTCACAGCCCCCTGACTTCGCCATTCATTATGCTCAACACTCTCTGCATCTTATCCATCTTTATTGGGTTGGTCTTCAAGTCACCGGGCCTCTCCTCACTCTCCCATAGGGGAGCTCAGCCGTAATCTCTCCCAGATGCCACCACACCAATCTGGAAGTGATAAAGGATGCCTCAGCATGCCTCGGTCCCGTCCACTGACCGGGGCGCCATGATGAAAAGCTGCAGGTCGAAAAGAGACTCGGCATGACGGATTTAAACAGGCTGAGATCCTAAAGGATCTCATGGACTTTCTGGGAGAAAAGGAGGTTAGCTTACAAGCTTGAACTTGTCCCACTGATGGGCGCTGTGACACTCACAGGATACAGTCTTATCTGAATGTGGGGGACCCTCATCCTAGAAAGGATAACCCGCCTCCCTCGACGTGGTGGAATTTGTTTTAACCCCATTTACGGGGATGTGTAAGTAATTGACAATCAAGGAGCCCTAATGTGAATGCAAGCCACTATTAACGTATTTCAGCAAATCAGCAGGGAGCACAATCATATTCCTGGGATTCTGTAATACTGATGGTGCGACACCATCCACACTCCACCCTCCATGCATTTCACGGTGTGTCccccatagccccccccccaactcatgAACGGGGGACCAACTGTAAATCTAATTTTTCATTTAACTCCCGTCGCTACAGGAAATACTGACACCATGGGAGCAGAAAAGCTTGATTATTTCACAGTGCTACTACATCTGAATAATAAACATGGGTCTTTTAGGCTAATTACACTGATCCAACATGAAACCATTAGGGCAGCCTGGAGACTCGCAGAATGAATGTACACAAACCTTAGCTAACTGCACACTTTATATCACATACATGACCACTAGGTCACATAATCCTTACATACAACACTCAACATATATACAGTTATACAGCAATGAGCCAAAACAATATGACAGCCCGGACATGAGGCAAATAATGCTGACTGTCTCATAAAAACCATGCGTATCAGGGTCTGGGATATATTATATGGTAAGATAATATTTGGTACTTGCAATTAACATGTTCAGTGCGGAAGGTATGGGCAGGGGCACCTGAGTGACTCTCACAAGGGCTAAATCATTATGGTCAGAAAGCTGGATCAGAGCATCTCCCAAATGGGCAGACGTGTGGGAAGCCCACAGTGTGTCGTGGTGAGTATCTACTGAGCGTGGTTCGAGGGGGGAAAAGCTGCGATCTACCACAGGGGTTTTAGCAGGCTAAGACTCATCAAAACACTGCTATTTGTGCCGTCCACTGGTCCATACCACATGGGACAGCCTATGTTTACATCCCAGGCTGACAAGCCCTGGCCGCCCAACACCCTGTCAGAGGTTCATGGCATTTTCTACCTTGAACTACCTTCAGCAGGTGCTCGCCATGGCCGAACGTGAGAATCACAGAAGGCTTGCCATTTCGGAGATGCTCCGACTTGgtcatctggcaaaaacaatCTGGCCCGTATAAAGATCATTAAGGTCTTTTCCCCTgcccatttcttctgcattcagaCCTTGACATCCACAGTATTTGCAAGAATGTTACTTGCTTCACATGGACATGGGGGTGGTCGTAATGTTTTTGCTCATTGCTGTAAAACATGGTCAATACACAACTGCAAAAGGTCGGAGATAAGTTACGTgtttgtgaatttttttttaagacatTAATGATGTTAACTGACTTCATGCTTTATGTTTTATCTAATGTGATTACTATTCATTCACTCATTCAGTCATTTATATTAAGGTCTCATGCTACCCCCCCCGCCACCGTCACCCACCTGTCCCGGCTCCGCCGCGATGAGAAGGTTGCAGTGCAGCCGGCTGTTGTGCACATATGCATCTCCTTCAGGTGAACATTCCTGTAATGCAGCTTTACGCTGTATGAGCTCTTGAAGCTCTTCTTGCAGACATAACAGATCTTGGGGTCGGGGCTGGAGCAAAGGTTCCCCTCGGAGGAGCATGGGTGGAGTCTTGGCAGGCTGGCCCCGCAGCTCATGGAGGACATGAAGGTCTCATGCAGTGCAGCCATGCTGGCCAAGCCACCACCCCCGTTGTGGAGTCCGTACTGGCTCATGCAAAACACGTCGTATGTAGGGTCGCTCAGCTCCTCCTTGATCTTAATGACAGGCTGGTGAGGAGATGGTGAGGAATGGTCCGCCATCTCCTTCCGTAGGTGACTGTCCTCCAGctcctgtatcttctgcaggttcCGCTGATCCTCAGTGTCTATGAGCTCATCTCCACAGAACATTTTGGATTCAGAGGCCTCTGACTCATTCTCAAAATCCCTTTCATGGTCCTGCTCTTCAGAACTGAAGCTGTCCATACAACGAATCTCGCTGGTAGTCCGAGCTTCATCCTGATCCAGCTGGAGAATGTTCCTCAGTGCCAGCCCAGGGCTCACCTCATCCCGGCTGGGAGATGCTTGGCTGCTGCCCCCACTGTGGTTGCTGTTGTTGTAAAGGTGGGAATGTGGATGGTGGCATCCGTGGGTGCTGGTCATTCCATTCAGGACCCTGcccccttcctcctcctcctcctcctcctctttgtcGTCAAACACATCAGCCACgctgatgacctccttctcAATTTTCACTGGCATGCTGGATTTGCGGGGCTTCTTCTTGGGTGTGGGGTCAACAGAATGTTCCTGAATGCCAGTACCAGGCAGCTTGTGGCTGACAAACCCTGCCTCTGACACGAGGGGATTGTGGGAGCCAGGGGCCGAGGCCTGCGGCTCGATGAGAGATGTGTTGTTAGAGGCCAGAGGGAGTATGGGGCTGGTGGGCAGGGAGACCGGTGAGCTGACAAGATCCCCAGGGGACAACAGCGCCCGGTAGAATGGCGGTACCGGTTGTACTGGCTGGACTGATTTCAAGGATGGGAAGATCAGAGAACTTTGCAGGGGAGACTGCAGCATGGGCTCGAGGGGTGGGGTAGTGAAGCCGAGAGGTGGCCGTCCCGGGCTGGTCAGAGTCAAACCGCTTTTGGTGCTGGAGATGACAGATGTGCCAGAGCCAACGCTGGAGCGGATGAGGTCCTTGTCACGGTTGTTCCTCAGCATGGGCATGTGCAGCCGGGGGTTGGGGTTGGCGCTGTGCCGGTTGCGGCTGCGCAGCGAGCTGAACACCATGTTGCAGCCCTCAATAGTGCAGCGGTGCTTGATCTTCAGGTGCACGGCATTGTAGTGGATCTTCAGGGTGCCCTTGTCATAGAAGGTCTTGCCGCACGCGTTGCAGCACACTCGGCCCTTGCGGGAGGTAGAACCCATGCGCCGCATGCGGTGCATCTTGGAGGAGAAGGACGAGGTAACGATGCTCTTGGCTTGCTCACTCTTGACAAACGCATGTTGCTCACTCAGTCCAGcccgctgctgctgctgcattgATGCTTGCTGCTGTTGAGGCTgctgggaggtgggggtgggggagatggTTGTTACACTGGCAGGCTCAGGCTTAGGCTCGACACCGGTGCCCCCCAGGCTTGGGCTTTGGCCATTGCGGAATGGCGAGAGAGACACCTCCGACTCACTGCTCTCGTTGGGGTCGCTTGGGTTTGGCAGACTGGGCTCCCGTGGCCTGTGACCTGGCTGCTCCAGCATAAGCCCATTTGGGGGCAGGCCCAGCATGGGGGCAGACACTGGGTTGATGTACTGGAAAGGAAGCAGGAAGGCCAGGCTGTTGGGGATGTTCTCAAAGTGGTGTATAGTGGACGGACTGCTGTTCTCGAGGTGCGTCAGCAGGCTGGGGCTACGAGAGCGGTTGTTGCTCTCGATGAAAGTCCTGATGTCAGAGTCGGTCTTGGATGAGGGCACTGTGATGGCCTGGCCCTCCTTCTCCTGGATGGCCATGAGCTCCACAATGGATTTGGTCTCCCCGAAACGCAGGAACTGCTGCAAGGTGATGATCTCCTCCTCCCGGGACATGATAGTCCAGCGGTCCAGCACCTTGCCTGCAGCATCCTGAAGGCCATATCAAGGGGAACAAAGGACACCACAAGAAGTCATTGATTCTGCATAATTGGTACAGCTGATTAAAGGTACACAGCTGCCTGCCTGCAATGTCCAGGCCTCCTGGAGCAAAGACCTCACAGATCTTTACAGAGCGACACCCCGCACACCCTCCTAGCTTCCCTTTCTGTCTTCTTATCCTGTATCACCAAGCAGGAAGTAATTACATTCATGGACAGAGAACAGGAATGTTTTCAATCATATCAACCGTAAAGACAACCTAGGGCTTTGGAGTGCTGCTATTAGTCAGTCTCTGCGACACACGTCATTATAGAGAAGATGTCCCACAGAAACACCTCAAAGTCTACTGTTTCTCAGCTGATCCATAGAAAAGACTCATAAAAATCCAAATGCAATGATTTCAGTATTGTTTTATGATTTTCCTGTCACTACTGAGCTGGTATTTCCTTGATCTGATTTATAGAAACTGATAATTTAACATTCAACAACACAGAATGGATAATCTAActgaataaatgtattttaaaaattactaaTACAGTTTTGATCCAGGTTCCTTTATATGCTAATGCTACAGTTGAGGAATCCTTGGATCCATATCATTGCTATTGCCACACATGTAAAATCCAGCCATTTTGGTAACAAGTGATATGGTATTGAGCAGTCGGTCCCTGTGGTCAGACTCCCATACTTTTAGTATAGTTTTAAATGTTTACCAACCAGCTGTTAAATTACGCAGCCATGCACTAGACTTAACGTTACCCCAaataccctaaccctatccccaaataccctaaccctaacgttACCCCaaataccctaaccctaacgttACCCCaaataccctaaccctaaccccaaataccctaaccctaacgttACCCCAaataccctaaccctatccccaaataccctaaccctatccccaaataccctaaccctaacgttACCCCAaataccctaaccctatccccaaataccctaaccctaacgttACCCCAaataccctaaccctatccccaaataccctaaccctaacgttACCCCAaataccctaaccctatccccaaataccctaaccctatccccaaataccctaaccctaacgttACCCCAaataccctaaccctatccccaaataccctaaccctatccccaaatacccta
The sequence above is a segment of the Brienomyrus brachyistius isolate T26 chromosome 12, BBRACH_0.4, whole genome shotgun sequence genome. Coding sequences within it:
- the LOC125705092 gene encoding zinc finger protein basonuclin-2-like isoform X3, with protein sequence MPTVGHGGLIPAIRCTLVNCTCECFQPGKINLRMCDQCKHGWVAHALDKLSTQHLYHPTQVEIVQSNVVFDISSLMLYGTQAVPIRLKILLDRLFSVLKQEEVLHILHGLGWTLRDYVRGYILQDAAGKVLDRWTIMSREEEIITLQQFLRFGETKSIVELMAIQEKEGQAITVPSSKTDSDIRTFIESNNRSRSPSLLTHLENSSPSTIHHFENIPNSLAFLLPFQYINPVSAPMLGLPPNGLMLEQPGHRPREPSLPNPSDPNESSESEVSLSPFRNGQSPSLGGTGVEPKPEPASVTTISPTPTSQQPQQQQASMQQQQRAGLSEQHAFVKSEQAKSIVTSSFSSKMHRMRRMGSTSRKGRVCCNACGKTFYDKGTLKIHYNAVHLKIKHRCTIEGCNMVFSSLRSRNRHSANPNPRLHMPMLRNNRDKDLIRSSVGSGTSVISSTKSGLTLTSPGRPPLGFTTPPLEPMLQSPLQSSLIFPSLKSVQPVQPVPPFYRALLSPGDLVSSPVSLPTSPILPLASNNTSLIEPQASAPGSHNPLVSEAGFVSHKLPGTGIQEHSVDPTPKKKPRKSSMPVKIEKEVISVADVFDDKEEEEEEEEGGRVLNGMTSTHGCHHPHSHLYNNSNHSGGSSQASPSRDEVSPGLALRNILQLDQDEARTTSEIRCMDSFSSEEQDHERDFENESEASESKMFCGDELIDTEDQRNLQKIQELEDSHLRKEMADHSSPSPHQPVIKIKEELSDPTYDVFCMSQYGLHNGGGGLASMAALHETFMSSMSCGASLPRLHPCSSEGNLCSSPDPKICYVCKKSFKSSYSVKLHYRNVHLKEMHMCTTAGCTATFSSRRSRDRHSANINLHRKLLTKELGELRGPVWPLLSWGLPEELLTKICGSAPLGLEATRRETSAAGTLAGTDHFRASKCFQILSGDCKALDLSSSQESIEGSDELEGASEREGGSNREDRPRGGAREGFPELPGQGVDPSAVLCMLCHKTYSCKGTHFKTVHLRQLQRCEVPGCSVAFSSARSHNQRSQNPSLHRHVAE
- the LOC125705092 gene encoding zinc finger protein basonuclin-2-like isoform X4, producing the protein MAIRCTLVNCTCECFQPGKINLRMCDQCKHGWVAHALDKLSTQHLYHPTQVEIVQSNVVFDISSLMLYGTQAVPIRLKILLDRLFSVLKQEEVLHILHGLGWTLRDYVRGYILQDAAGKVLDRWTIMSREEEIITLQQFLRFGETKSIVELMAIQEKEGQAITVPSSKTDSDIRTFIESNNRSRSPSLLTHLENSSPSTIHHFENIPNSLAFLLPFQYINPVSAPMLGLPPNGLMLEQPGHRPREPSLPNPSDPNESSESEVSLSPFRNGQSPSLGGTGVEPKPEPASVTTISPTPTSQQPQQQQASMQQQQRAGLSEQHAFVKSEQAKSIVTSSFSSKMHRMRRMGSTSRKGRVCCNACGKTFYDKGTLKIHYNAVHLKIKHRCTIEGCNMVFSSLRSRNRHSANPNPRLHMPMLRNNRDKDLIRSSVGSGTSVISSTKSGLTLTSPGRPPLGFTTPPLEPMLQSPLQSSLIFPSLKSVQPVQPVPPFYRALLSPGDLVSSPVSLPTSPILPLASNNTSLIEPQASAPGSHNPLVSEAGFVSHKLPGTGIQEHSVDPTPKKKPRKSSMPVKIEKEVISVADVFDDKEEEEEEEEGGRVLNGMTSTHGCHHPHSHLYNNSNHSGGSSQASPSRDEVSPGLALRNILQLDQDEARTTSEIRCMDSFSSEEQDHERDFENESEASESKMFCGDELIDTEDQRNLQKIQELEDSHLRKEMADHSSPSPHQPVIKIKEELSDPTYDVFCMSQYGLHNGGGGLASMAALHETFMSSMSCGASLPRLHPCSSEGNLCSSPDPKICYVCKKSFKSSYSVKLHYRNVHLKEMHMCTTAGCTATFSSRRSRDRHSANINLHRKLLTKELGELRGPVWPLLSWGLPEELLTKICGSAPLGLEATRRETSAAGTLAGTDHFRASKCFQILSGDCKALDLSSSQESIEGSDELEGASEREGGSNREDRPRGGAREGFPELPGQGVDPSAVLCMLCHKTYSCKGTHFKTVHLRQLQRCEVPGCSVAFSSARSHNQRSQNPSLHRHVAE